A genomic window from Anthocerotibacter panamensis C109 includes:
- a CDS encoding LOG family protein → MDVIQRVCVYCASSTKCDPIYRHAATRLGQELARHEVVVVYGGGGVGLMGCLADGALSVGGTVIGILPNFMQELEWGHNGLTDLQLVADMHTRKRLMIEGVDAVIALPGGCGTLEELFEAITWKRLGLYLNPIVLVNTQGFFDPCLELLERCVSEHFMDDRHRAMWTVVDEPEAVIAAIQQAPPWDSAAWKFAEV, encoded by the coding sequence TTGGACGTGATCCAGAGAGTCTGTGTGTACTGTGCTTCTAGCACCAAATGCGACCCTATCTACCGCCATGCGGCGACTCGTCTGGGGCAGGAACTCGCCCGCCATGAGGTCGTAGTGGTCTATGGCGGGGGCGGTGTGGGGTTGATGGGTTGTCTGGCTGATGGGGCTTTGTCTGTCGGTGGGACGGTCATCGGTATTCTCCCCAACTTCATGCAGGAACTAGAGTGGGGCCACAATGGACTCACCGATCTCCAATTGGTTGCGGATATGCACACCCGCAAGCGCCTCATGATAGAGGGCGTGGATGCGGTCATCGCGCTACCCGGTGGTTGCGGCACGCTCGAAGAACTCTTCGAGGCCATCACCTGGAAACGCTTGGGTCTTTATCTCAACCCCATTGTGCTTGTCAATACACAGGGATTTTTTGACCCGTGCCTCGAACTGCTAGAGCGCTGCGTCAGCGAACATTTTATGGATGACCGGCATCGGGCTATGTGGACGGTAGTGGACGAGCCAGAAGCGGTCATCGCTGCCATTCAGCAGGCTCCACCTTGGGATAGTGCGGCCTGGAAATTTGCTGAAGTGTAG
- a CDS encoding LmeA family phospholipid-binding protein yields the protein MTPQRGICSNGEMFGQPFSLTTELLSSLTTLGLKTCLAGHETVSVRIVSKNFLHLLTGGVDEVEVHGKGWQSPRGVTCRAIAVRTGALMVDVRAVLSGKIVLKNPAPASAQLALNRQDFNNFLKSPLLDKSLNRLVVEGEPVTDLHAERMEEGTLWVSGQWGSERPDFELQAGRDGKAVVTRGHARLSQSLQEFFNNMVIDLHGLELRMDSFAVRDTLLHLQAQGNLWQFPDRAFNF from the coding sequence ATGACACCCCAGCGGGGCATCTGCTCTAATGGAGAAATGTTTGGACAGCCCTTTTCTCTAACCACCGAGCTTTTGAGCAGCTTGACCACCCTCGGTCTCAAAACCTGTCTTGCAGGCCATGAAACAGTCTCGGTGCGCATCGTCTCCAAAAACTTTCTGCACCTGTTGACGGGTGGTGTGGATGAAGTCGAGGTGCACGGTAAGGGCTGGCAGAGCCCGCGGGGGGTGACCTGTCGTGCTATTGCCGTGCGCACCGGAGCCTTGATGGTAGACGTACGGGCAGTCCTGAGCGGGAAGATTGTCCTAAAAAACCCCGCCCCCGCCTCAGCCCAACTTGCCCTAAACCGGCAGGACTTCAACAATTTTCTGAAAAGTCCCCTCTTAGACAAGAGCCTCAACCGGCTGGTGGTAGAGGGCGAGCCTGTGACCGATTTGCACGCAGAACGGATGGAAGAAGGAACCCTCTGGGTCTCGGGTCAGTGGGGCAGTGAACGCCCGGACTTTGAACTACAGGCAGGAAGAGACGGCAAGGCAGTAGTAACCCGTGGACACGCCCGCTTGAGCCAAAGCCTCCAGGAATTCTTCAATAACATGGTCATCGACCTGCATGGCTTGGAATTGCGTATGGACAGTTTCGCGGTACGCGATACGCTCCTTCACCTCCAAGCACAGGGCAATCTGTGGCAATTCCCCGACCGAGCGTTCAATTTCTAA
- the hflX gene encoding GTPase HflX, translating to MEKIYGQTRGLKSDQERQLLDLYRRTQPTEVFCTPEFAERLGAITADLEEAVSVYINRRGQVVRVSIGTPHQTQIPAHELPRQGAERLCGLRCLSTQLTGDSPNQSDLTALALQRLDALVTLEVSLEGKRRQSAAPTGFIGQVYIANLVPEPEVRWVVSAPLRLLQLTSQDFEQFLRALEEEFRTQWATQATESGRERVVLVGIFPPQMTQDALQRELEELEQLVRSAGGEVLKTFGQRRGRPDPRTYLGQGKVTEVALGVQELGANLVVVGEDLSASQSRNLEQAVGVRVVDRTELILDIFARRAHSHEGKLQVELAQLEYLLPRLMGHGQALSRLGGGIGTRGPGETKLETDRRVIRQRISHLQRQVNQLQAHRDRLRHKRQHHDLPVFALVGYTNAGKSTLLNALTGADAYVADQLFATLDSTTRRVHFPSGERALITDTVGFVHDLPPQLVDAFRATLEEITQADLLLHVVDLSNPSWPEHIQAVEQILAQMPVACGPVHLVFNKAESASIVEWDKARERHSQAIFVSALTGVGLEKLREKLAHYSREFGPYALTKQEI from the coding sequence ATCGAGAAGATCTACGGCCAGACTCGCGGGTTAAAATCCGACCAAGAGCGTCAACTTCTTGACCTCTACCGCCGTACCCAGCCCACTGAAGTATTTTGTACCCCCGAATTTGCCGAACGGCTGGGGGCTATCACAGCGGATTTAGAAGAAGCCGTCAGTGTCTATATCAATCGGCGCGGTCAAGTGGTCCGCGTCAGCATCGGGACTCCCCACCAGACCCAGATCCCGGCCCACGAACTGCCGCGCCAAGGAGCAGAACGTCTGTGCGGTCTGCGCTGCTTGAGCACCCAACTCACTGGCGACAGCCCCAATCAGTCTGACCTGACCGCCCTCGCCCTCCAGCGCCTGGATGCCTTGGTCACCCTGGAAGTCTCCCTGGAAGGGAAACGTCGCCAGAGTGCTGCACCCACCGGCTTTATCGGTCAAGTCTATATCGCTAACCTGGTCCCCGAACCAGAGGTGCGCTGGGTCGTGAGCGCCCCTTTGCGCTTACTCCAGCTCACAAGCCAGGATTTCGAGCAATTTCTGCGGGCGCTAGAAGAAGAATTTCGCACCCAATGGGCGACCCAGGCCACAGAATCAGGCCGCGAACGGGTGGTCTTGGTCGGGATCTTCCCGCCACAGATGACCCAGGATGCGCTACAGCGGGAATTGGAAGAACTGGAACAGTTGGTCCGCTCAGCGGGCGGGGAAGTCCTCAAAACCTTCGGGCAACGGCGCGGACGGCCCGACCCGCGCACTTATTTGGGCCAGGGTAAAGTGACTGAAGTGGCACTGGGGGTGCAGGAGTTGGGGGCCAATCTGGTCGTAGTCGGAGAGGACCTCTCCGCTTCTCAATCGCGCAATTTGGAGCAAGCGGTGGGCGTGCGTGTCGTAGACCGCACCGAACTGATCTTGGATATTTTTGCCCGCCGCGCTCACTCCCACGAGGGCAAATTGCAGGTGGAGTTGGCCCAACTAGAATATTTACTCCCGCGCCTGATGGGCCATGGTCAGGCTCTTTCACGCTTGGGCGGCGGTATCGGCACCCGAGGACCGGGCGAGACCAAACTAGAGACTGACCGCCGTGTGATTCGCCAGCGCATCAGTCATCTCCAGCGTCAGGTAAACCAACTCCAAGCCCATCGTGACCGTCTGCGCCATAAGCGACAGCACCATGACCTCCCGGTTTTTGCGCTGGTCGGCTATACCAACGCGGGTAAGTCCACCCTGCTCAATGCCCTGACCGGAGCGGATGCTTACGTGGCGGACCAGTTGTTTGCCACGCTTGATTCGACTACGCGCCGGGTCCACTTCCCGAGCGGTGAGCGGGCGCTCATCACCGATACGGTCGGGTTTGTCCATGACCTGCCACCGCAATTGGTCGATGCCTTCCGCGCGACGCTCGAAGAGATCACTCAGGCGGACCTGCTGCTCCATGTGGTAGACCTGTCCAACCCTTCCTGGCCCGAGCACATTCAAGCGGTGGAGCAGATCCTCGCCCAGATGCCCGTCGCCTGCGGCCCGGTGCACCTGGTTTTCAACAAGGCGGAGTCCGCCTCTATTGTCGAATGGGACAAAGCCCGAGAACGCCATTCCCAAGCCATTTTCGTCTCGGCTCTGACGGGGGTGGGCCTCGAAAAGCTACGGGAGAAGCTAGCGCACTATAGCCGGGAATTTGGCCCTTACGCTCTAACCAAGCAAGAGATCTAA
- a CDS encoding esterase-like activity of phytase family protein, giving the protein MARRWTLGWLTLGLCSRLLQAQPVHELKFVGQATIPTGTTFKDTPVGGLSAITYDPERKVYYALSDDRSEKAPARFYTLTLQTSSPPKVALQAVTPLFSSNRQPFSPGTIDPEGMALSRHKTVYISSEGDVGRGIAPFIAEFSLAGEQQRTLPLPEKFLPVADQKGIRNNLAFESLTLTPDQQSLYTATENALVQDGPPSSTTAGSSVRILQYDLSRGQPTHEYLYLTEALGGSNGLADLLALDNAGNFLSLERSFIFGLGNTIQIFQISLTGATDISGLDRLSASALKRIRPVHKRLVLNLASLGLKPDNLEGLTLGPSGSGQTLVLVSDNNFNPFQTTQFLVFSLRLADR; this is encoded by the coding sequence ATGGCGAGACGATGGACCTTAGGTTGGCTCACCCTCGGGCTATGCAGTCGGCTGCTACAGGCACAGCCCGTTCATGAGCTTAAGTTCGTCGGGCAGGCGACGATCCCTACGGGGACTACCTTCAAGGACACGCCCGTGGGCGGACTCTCCGCCATCACCTATGACCCAGAGCGCAAGGTCTACTATGCGCTTTCGGACGACCGCAGTGAAAAAGCTCCCGCCCGCTTCTACACCCTCACTTTGCAGACTAGCTCCCCCCCCAAAGTCGCCCTTCAAGCAGTTACCCCCCTTTTCAGCAGCAACCGACAGCCCTTTAGCCCCGGCACGATTGACCCGGAGGGCATGGCCTTAAGTAGGCACAAAACCGTCTATATTTCTTCAGAAGGGGATGTCGGTCGGGGAATTGCCCCTTTTATCGCAGAATTTTCCCTGGCTGGAGAACAGCAGCGTACCCTCCCCCTCCCTGAGAAATTCCTGCCCGTCGCGGACCAAAAGGGCATCCGCAACAATTTGGCCTTTGAGAGTCTGACGCTGACGCCGGACCAGCAGTCTCTCTATACCGCGACGGAGAATGCTCTGGTCCAAGATGGGCCACCTTCGAGCACCACAGCCGGTAGCTCTGTGCGCATCCTGCAATACGACCTGAGCCGGGGTCAACCTACCCACGAATACCTCTACCTCACCGAAGCACTCGGGGGCAGCAATGGGCTGGCTGATCTGCTGGCGTTGGACAATGCCGGGAATTTCCTCAGCCTGGAGCGCTCCTTTATTTTTGGTCTGGGCAACACGATTCAGATCTTCCAGATCTCGCTTACCGGTGCGACGGATATCAGTGGGCTAGACCGCCTAAGTGCAAGCGCTCTCAAGCGTATCCGCCCCGTGCACAAGCGCTTGGTACTCAATTTGGCGAGTCTGGGCCTCAAACCAGATAACCTTGAGGGGCTGACCCTGGGGCCATCGGGCTCAGGGCAAACCCTGGTCCTCGTCAGCGACAACAACTTCAACCCGTTCCAGACCACTCAATTTTTGGTCTTCAGCTTGAGACTTGCTGACCGCTGA
- a CDS encoding PHP domain-containing protein — protein sequence MLELHCHSSCSDGILSARQLVQASARAGVKALALTDHDTLAGLLEAQAAAQELGLELVPGLELSTTHQGFSLHILGFYPRVDQLTDRLAQRQQARVRRAQRMVEKLADLGMPIQLPAVSAPGRPHLARALVAAGFVASEREAFERYLTQGRPGYEPYEPMSAPEGVRLLRACGAVPVWAHPLLFQGGPTEEVLAALVAAGLQGLEVYRPEITPSQQARLLGYAHKYDLVVTGGSDYHGTRSHEAITLNMLHLPLSLLDGLKARVE from the coding sequence ATGTTAGAACTTCACTGCCACAGTAGCTGCTCCGATGGCATTCTCTCGGCCCGACAATTGGTCCAGGCCAGTGCCCGAGCGGGGGTCAAAGCGCTGGCCCTCACGGACCACGACACCCTCGCGGGCCTCCTTGAGGCCCAGGCGGCAGCCCAGGAGCTAGGACTGGAGCTGGTTCCTGGCCTGGAGTTGAGCACGACCCACCAGGGTTTTTCGCTGCATATCCTGGGCTTTTACCCGCGCGTAGACCAGCTCACCGACCGGCTAGCCCAACGGCAACAAGCCCGAGTCCGCAGAGCCCAGCGGATGGTCGAGAAATTAGCCGATTTAGGAATGCCGATTCAACTGCCAGCAGTGTCTGCGCCAGGACGTCCGCATCTGGCTCGAGCCCTCGTAGCTGCCGGATTTGTGGCCTCGGAACGAGAGGCTTTTGAGCGCTATTTGACCCAGGGTCGTCCCGGCTATGAGCCCTACGAGCCGATGAGTGCGCCGGAGGGCGTACGTCTGTTGCGCGCGTGTGGGGCGGTACCTGTCTGGGCGCATCCGCTTTTATTTCAAGGGGGACCGACCGAGGAAGTCCTCGCGGCCTTGGTGGCTGCGGGATTGCAGGGCCTTGAAGTCTATCGTCCTGAAATCACCCCAAGCCAGCAAGCGCGTCTGCTTGGGTACGCCCACAAATACGACCTAGTGGTGACAGGGGGGAGCGACTATCACGGCACCCGGAGTCATGAAGCGATCACGCTCAATATGCTCCACCTTCCACTTTCTCTGCTCGATGGTTTGAAGGCGCGGGTAGAATAG